The Demetria terragena DSM 11295 sequence CCTACTCACCGCCGCGTGGAGAGAGAATGAGGCCATGGCGGTAGCCCACCCAGACCAGCGAGTAGCGCGTCGTGATGCGCTGACGGCGGGCGCGATCCTGATCGCGGGCCTGGCTGCGATCGCGGTGGGCATCACCGGGGACGTCGCGGTGCTCGGCGCAGCGTCACCGTGGTGGCACGCGATTCCCCTGATCGTGGGCGTCCTCGCGATCGCGGCGCAGCGTCGATGGCCTCGGGTTGCGCTCGCGGTGGGCGTGGCCTGTCTTGGCGTCGACGGCTTGAGCGGTTGGAGCCTCGGGACAGCCTTAGTGGCGTGGGAGGTGCTCTACACCGCGTCGTTGAGGTTCCCGTGGACATGGGTGAATCGACTGCGCCGAGGCGCGATCATCCTGGCCCTAGGTATCACCGTCGCGGTGGCCATCGTGACCCAGGATGTGCGCACGGTCGCCAATGTGGGAGTGGTGGTGTTCGCGGTCCTTGGAACACCGATCTGGTGGGGCGTTGACGTCCGGCGGCAAGCTGATATCGCCACGATGGTTGAGGAGAGAGCCGACCATGAACGCGACGAAGCGGTCCGCGCGGAGCGCGGGAGAATGGCTCGCGACCTCCATGACGCGGTCGCTGGTGACCTGTCCTCGATCTCGTTGCACGCCGAGGCGGCTTTGCGGCAGACCGCACCGGAAGATGCGACATATGAGTCTCTCGCCACGATCCGGCGGTCAGGGGTCCGCGCGATGGGCGAGCTCAGCACCATGATCAGCTTGCTGCGGCGCGACGCGGCCGATGACGTGGTTTCGGCTCCAGGCCTCGACGAACTGGGGAGCCTGGTCGATCATGCGCAAGCTTCTGGCCTACGGGTGCGGGTGAGTCGACATGGCGAGACCCCACTTCCATTGGCCGTCGATCACGCGGCATACCGCATCGTGCAGGAATCTCTGACCAATGCCGTACGCCATGGCGGCCCCGGCGAAGTCGACCTGCGATATGTGGCTGGTCGCGATCTCGAAGTCGAAGTTCTAAGCCCCACGACCCGTGCCGACGCAACGCGCGGGAGCGGATTGGGCCTGGTGACCATGCGCGAGCGGGCAGAGGGCCTTGGTGGTTCTTTCGAGTGCGGCGAGCATCATGGTCGGTGGCGGGTCTACGCGCGAATGCCTCTGCAATCATGATGGATTCACCAGTTCGGGTGCTCATTGCCGACGACCATGAAGCCATCCGCGCGGGACTGCGAGCGATCCTCAGCGCGGAGCCTGACATCGAGATCGTGGGCGAGGCGGCGGACGGCGAGGCGTGCGTACTCAATGCCCGAGCGTTGCGTCCCGATGTGGTGCTCATGGACGTACGCATGCCGCGTCTGGACGGCATTGCTGCCACAGAGCAGATCGTGCGGGAATCACTCGCGCAGGTCCTGGTGCTGACAACCTTCGGTCTGGACGAGTACGTCACCGGCGCGATCGTGGCGGGTGCCGCTGGCTATCTGCTCAAGACGACGGACGGGCCGAGTCTGATCGACGCCGTCCACCGGGTGGCACGCGGTGAAGGAGTCCTTTCGCCCGAGGTGACCCGCCAGGTGATGTCCGCAGCCGCCGCCGTACGTCCGGCCCCGACCCTGGAACCGCCAGCTGAGTTCGGGGAGCTCACCGAACGTGAACGCGAGATCCTTGTGGGTCTTGGCCGCGGACTGTCCAATATCGACCTTGCGCGAGATTTTGGAGTCTCGGAGGCGACCGTGAAGTCACACGTTTCTCGCGTTCTGGCCAAGCTCAACTGCCGCTCGAGAGTGCAGGCCGCGCTGCTGGCACGCGATGCCGGCCTGGTCTGAGTCGATTGCCCGACACCTTGTGGTCGCCGCTTAGTCATACGTTCCGGAAAGGGTGGTGGGATGGTCCAGGTGAATCGCAGAACCGTGATGTCCGGAGCGTTCGTGGCGGCGAGTGCCGGGGTGTGGGGGCCGCGCGCTGCGGCGACTCCACATGTGGTCCGGCGGGGGCGGCCGAGCCTCCCAAACGGAGTGATGTCGGGCGATGTGAGCACTCACACGGGCACCGTGTGGGCGCGGAGTGATCGGCCCGCCAGGCTTTTTGCCCAGGTAGGTCGTGGCCGAGACCGCCACATCATTCGCGGACCGTGGGCGACACCAGCGACTGATCTCACCGCGACGATTGACTTGCGGCGGCTGCGCCCTGGATGTGATCAGGATGTCCAGTTGTGGTTCGAGACTGGCGATGGGCTGCGCGGCGAACGGCAGACCGTGTCGTTTCGCACCGCACCCACTCATCGGGCGAGCCAGAGCTTTGTCTGGTCGGGGGACACCTGTGGCCAGGGATGGGGCATTAATCCGGATGTCGGCGGCATGGTCGGATACCGCGCGATGCTCAATACCCGGCCGGACTTCTTCATCCACTCCGGAGACACGATCTATGCTGACGGGCCCCTGGCTGACAAGGTCGTGGAGCCCGATGGTCAGATCTG is a genomic window containing:
- a CDS encoding response regulator, which encodes MDSPVRVLIADDHEAIRAGLRAILSAEPDIEIVGEAADGEACVLNARALRPDVVLMDVRMPRLDGIAATEQIVRESLAQVLVLTTFGLDEYVTGAIVAGAAGYLLKTTDGPSLIDAVHRVARGEGVLSPEVTRQVMSAAAAVRPAPTLEPPAEFGELTEREREILVGLGRGLSNIDLARDFGVSEATVKSHVSRVLAKLNCRSRVQAALLARDAGLV
- a CDS encoding sensor histidine kinase — translated: MSAHVIPMDDLLTAAWRENEAMAVAHPDQRVARRDALTAGAILIAGLAAIAVGITGDVAVLGAASPWWHAIPLIVGVLAIAAQRRWPRVALAVGVACLGVDGLSGWSLGTALVAWEVLYTASLRFPWTWVNRLRRGAIILALGITVAVAIVTQDVRTVANVGVVVFAVLGTPIWWGVDVRRQADIATMVEERADHERDEAVRAERGRMARDLHDAVAGDLSSISLHAEAALRQTAPEDATYESLATIRRSGVRAMGELSTMISLLRRDAADDVVSAPGLDELGSLVDHAQASGLRVRVSRHGETPLPLAVDHAAYRIVQESLTNAVRHGGPGEVDLRYVAGRDLEVEVLSPTTRADATRGSGLGLVTMRERAEGLGGSFECGEHHGRWRVYARMPLQS